A part of Streptomyces sp. DSM 40750 genomic DNA contains:
- a CDS encoding serine/threonine-protein kinase — protein MRTPVSDPMKIGPYKIVGRLGSGGMGWVYLGRSPAGREVAVKVARPELAAEPEFRERFAREVAAARVVSGAYTAAVVDADPTAELPWLATLYVPGPSLAEAVRADGPLPEAQVRPLGAGLVEALQAIHAAHVVHRDLKPANVLLAQDGPRVIDFGISRVDGAPGLTRVGVVVGTPPFMSPEQIRGDRVGPPSDVFSLGGVLVYALTGRPPHGSGEGVRVEVVRGEPRLDGVPAGLRPLIARCLAKRPEDRPRLAEILAELVEEDASAEVWPPPQVARTIEVRYEELKERHLRRTTSESVPSCLLLHAQALLDAGLTDAMVAGAVVRDGA, from the coding sequence GTGCGCACACCCGTAAGTGACCCCATGAAGATCGGCCCGTACAAGATAGTCGGCCGCCTGGGCTCGGGCGGCATGGGCTGGGTCTATCTGGGCCGCTCCCCGGCCGGCCGTGAGGTCGCCGTGAAGGTCGCCCGCCCCGAACTGGCCGCCGAACCCGAGTTCCGCGAACGCTTCGCCCGCGAGGTGGCCGCCGCCCGCGTGGTCAGCGGCGCCTACACCGCCGCCGTGGTCGACGCGGATCCGACGGCCGAACTCCCCTGGCTGGCCACGCTGTACGTCCCCGGCCCCTCCCTCGCGGAAGCGGTCCGCGCCGACGGCCCCCTCCCCGAGGCCCAGGTCCGCCCCCTCGGTGCCGGCCTCGTCGAGGCGTTGCAGGCCATCCACGCCGCCCACGTCGTCCACCGCGACCTCAAGCCGGCGAACGTCCTGCTCGCCCAGGACGGCCCCCGCGTCATCGACTTCGGCATCTCCCGCGTGGACGGCGCCCCCGGCCTCACTCGTGTCGGCGTCGTCGTCGGCACCCCGCCGTTCATGTCGCCGGAACAGATCCGCGGGGACCGGGTCGGCCCGCCGAGCGACGTGTTCTCGCTGGGCGGGGTCCTGGTGTACGCGCTCACCGGCCGCCCACCGCACGGCAGCGGGGAAGGCGTGCGCGTCGAGGTCGTACGAGGAGAGCCCCGCCTCGACGGCGTACCGGCGGGGCTGCGGCCCCTCATCGCCCGCTGTCTGGCGAAGCGGCCCGAGGACCGGCCCCGACTCGCCGAGATCCTGGCCGAGTTGGTGGAGGAGGACGCGAGCGCCGAGGTGTGGCCGCCGCCGCAGGTGGCCCGGACCATCGAGGTGCGGTACGAGGAGCTGAAGGAGCGGCACCTGCGGCGTACGACGAGCGAGTCCGTGCCCTCCTGTCTGCTGCTGCACGCGCAGGCGCTGCTCGACGCCGGGCTGACCGACGCCATGGTCGCCGGGGCGGTGGTCCGTGACGGTGCCTGA
- a CDS encoding vWA domain-containing protein: MHSEYPPTLPAEYADIEFENNAQRMPLVLCLDTSSSMAGQPIQTLNNALAEWTRELHDDVSLSYSVEVAVVTFGGQGVGAWRGPQLLDPRTRTSPFIPAHAFQAPQLTAAGVTLMTEALELAMHIVAARKSELRASGLQYYRPQICLVTDGLPTDPTGHLTDSWHRLVPVLAEEQRARRFRLYAIGVGGITDMGEQVLRAFAPKFNARLQGFPFRELLQMMSASAGAEQKGAGDEVFEKIFSQFKTQRPAWEA; this comes from the coding sequence ATGCACAGCGAATACCCGCCCACCCTGCCGGCGGAGTACGCCGACATCGAGTTCGAGAACAACGCCCAACGCATGCCGCTCGTGCTCTGCCTCGACACGTCCAGCTCGATGGCCGGCCAGCCGATCCAGACGCTCAACAACGCGCTCGCCGAGTGGACCCGGGAACTCCACGACGACGTGAGCCTCAGCTACAGCGTGGAGGTCGCCGTCGTCACCTTCGGCGGCCAGGGCGTGGGCGCCTGGCGCGGGCCCCAACTCCTCGACCCGCGCACCCGGACGAGCCCCTTCATACCCGCGCACGCCTTCCAGGCGCCGCAGCTCACGGCCGCCGGGGTCACGTTGATGACCGAGGCACTGGAGCTGGCCATGCACATCGTCGCGGCCCGCAAGAGCGAGCTGCGGGCGTCCGGGCTGCAGTACTACCGGCCGCAGATCTGCCTCGTCACGGACGGCCTGCCCACCGACCCGACCGGCCATCTCACCGACTCCTGGCACCGGCTGGTCCCCGTCCTCGCCGAGGAGCAGCGCGCCCGCCGGTTCCGGCTGTACGCCATCGGGGTCGGCGGGATCACGGACATGGGGGAGCAGGTGCTGCGGGCGTTCGCGCCGAAGTTCAACGCCCGGTTGCAGGGGTTCCCGTTCCGGGAGCTGCTCCAGATGATGTCCGCCAGCGCGGGCGCCGAGCAGAAGGGGGCGGGGGACGAGGTGTTCGAGAAGATCTTCAGCCAGTTCAAGACGCAACGCCCGGCCTGGGAGGCGTGA
- a CDS encoding PP2C family serine/threonine-protein phosphatase: MTAAPPWRIHGLSVEGYRHRRQGLPCQDACAYATTSSVAVLAVADGAGSRPRSEEGARLAVKLAAEHFARRAGAAVEVRPGEAVHELLRDALHDVSKDFLDRTGVDAQDFATTLTVVVLAPGWIGYLTVGDGFVVVRAGTEDGERQFHLLPQAAAVSEYSNETVFLTSPDVARWTHTECVSDDGVDGVLLSTDGLAQAMLNRPAGGAQSPNPSFADAVFRSLDAAAEDDRDTNLAALLRSDRLTALNADDKTLLRAVRTIGR; this comes from the coding sequence TTGACCGCCGCCCCGCCCTGGCGCATCCACGGCCTGAGCGTCGAGGGCTACCGGCACCGGCGCCAGGGCCTGCCCTGCCAGGACGCCTGCGCCTACGCCACCACCTCGTCCGTCGCCGTGCTCGCCGTCGCCGACGGGGCGGGGAGCCGGCCCCGGTCGGAGGAGGGCGCGCGGCTCGCGGTGAAGCTCGCGGCGGAGCACTTCGCGCGGCGGGCCGGGGCGGCCGTGGAGGTGCGGCCGGGGGAGGCCGTGCACGAGTTGCTGCGGGACGCCCTGCACGACGTCAGCAAGGACTTCCTCGACCGGACCGGCGTCGACGCGCAGGACTTCGCCACGACGCTCACGGTGGTGGTGCTCGCGCCCGGCTGGATCGGGTACCTCACCGTGGGGGACGGCTTCGTCGTCGTACGGGCCGGGACGGAGGACGGGGAGCGGCAGTTCCATCTGCTGCCGCAGGCCGCGGCGGTCAGTGAGTACAGCAACGAGACGGTTTTCCTGACCTCGCCGGACGTGGCGCGCTGGACGCACACCGAGTGCGTGTCGGACGACGGGGTCGACGGGGTGCTGCTGTCCACGGACGGGCTCGCGCAGGCCATGCTCAACCGGCCGGCCGGGGGCGCCCAGTCCCCGAACCCGTCCTTCGCCGACGCCGTCTTCCGCTCCCTCGACGCCGCCGCCGAGGACGACCGGGACACCAACCTGGCCGCCCTCCTCCGTTCCGACCGCCTGACCGCCCTCAACGCCGACGACAAGACCCTGCTGCGAGCCGTACGCACGATCGGGAGATGA